GCACTAACAAAATTCGTTGAATGAAATTTCTCTCACAGAGAAAAGGACCAAGATCCCCAACTAAGCCAGAGGCAGGCCGGCTCCTCTGCTGCCACTTCACTCCCCTATCCCCTCCCTTCACTGCTGAGGGAAGAGACTCTAGAGTCCCGTGTCTGCCCTCCCCGCTCAGCTTCAGACTTAAACACCATTTTCCCTTTAAGTGGGTTGCAGGCCAGATCTTACCCCTAACCTTGGtgggcactctctctctctgcctggaCTCTCACCTTGGAGTGCAAGGCTGTGTCGTCCCTGTCACCCCCTGCAGTTGAATAGCCTTCCGATAACTGGATCCAAATGGACCTCATGGAGAGTCTTTACCCTTGGTGCGCTTTGCAGTGGCGAAGCCCGAGGCTGCAATCTACAAACAGTTCGGGGGAGATGGGCCAGCTCACCCAGCTGAGGGGGGGATGGGAAAAGGAGCCCCATGCTCAGCACATTAGACCTTTCCTTTGCTCTCGCGGTTAGAGGGGTAGGAGAGATTCCTTTTAAAGGTGGATTCCAAAACCACTTAGTGCCCGGTGGGTGGGCAGGCTGCAGGGGATAAATGGGGCAGGCAAAGGCCCTGCTCAGCAAGGACATGATCCGATAAAGGGAAAATCGAGGGGTGTGAATGTAAGAGTTTCTTGCTTGGGCTTGAGTAAGAAGAGCCGTTTGAAAAGTGTGTGCATTTGTGAACTAAATGTAGAAACTTAtttagtttaggacaggaagtgaagatttGTAAGATTAGTTTGAAACTGCAGGAGGAACTAGGTAGGCTGGAAGGATGTAGCTACTCAGATTCGAATTTGAACCAGTCACTGGGGTGAATTCTTTTTGAAAGTGCTTATGTGATTATTTGTAAATGAGCACAGTTGACTACAACCTCCTGTTTTTTACTTCTCATCTGCAAGTTAGCACGTCAAACCGTTCAGAGTCTGTCCTGACCAGTACCCTAGACCTGTGTTGGAGCAGAGCTTCCGTCACTGCCTTATGCGGGAGTCTGGTTGTTTGGGAGTTTTCTACCCCTGGATTGGTCTCATCCAGGTACTAACCAGGCTCCACCTAGTATCTTGAAGTATTGTGGCAAAAGGATCTGCCTATTGAATACTTCTGGGTTTGTTTGTTGCTCCtgccttaatttaaaaaaaaataaaaattaaagtgaTACATTTATATAGGAAATAATACATAAAACTTAATAGAGTCTTCTGGTCTGTGTGTGGATTCTTTTGCAAAACTTGTACAAGGACACTTGCTTACCATCATTCTTCTGGGGAAGATATTGGGGAAAAGAAACCTGGAAATTGCATTTCCTGTTGAAACTCTGATTACGTGCATCACTTGTGAACCTATACCATCTCGGATCTCCCTTCACCTGAACGGAGCCCCCTTGAATTCAGCACATGGATTTCATTGCAAGAATGGCGACTAAGTGATTCAACATAAAATGGAGTTAAATATCTAGGATAGCTGTTTGATGCACCCATCAAATCACATCACATTGACTTGAATCTCCTGCTATGAGATTACGGCAATAGCCATTTtcaaaaaaagaaacatttgcaTATTAACTGCCTCATGTATGCAAAGGAAGGTTTCATCATCTTGCTAACTCTGTGGTTCTTGCAAACTCTCTTGGGTCCTATCCCctttgcttttaaaacaaaagatTCTCCAGATTTCTCAGGCTCTGTGTCACAGTAGGGGGACCTGACTATTCCTGAGTTTTGGAAcattgctctgcctccagcctttcccccaccctgagtgTCAATGGTCTGTGGTACCCCTTGACAACCTATATCATGCAGGGCTCTGTAATGCAGTCATAGGGGTGTATTCGTCTCTCAGTGTGGGAGAACTTGCTCTCATAACTTGCCCGTTGATAGGGGAGTTTTTGCACTCTTTATTCTGGCAAAATGGGGGAGGATTTACTGTAGATTCCTAACTGTAGTGGGTCACTGTTCATGCTGTGTATCCTGCTCATGTTTCTACCAGGGATGTACTAAGTGTTGTAAGACTGCATGAGGATTTTGGTTAAAAATGAActgtttttattctttaatcgCTGTAGTGGGGCTTTTTCGTCTTAAAGGGCTGCATCCTTCCTTGAGCATTGAGCTGTGTCATTTGAAGGTGGCACCTTCCTAAGGTCTGATTATCAACAAGGAGCTCCCATACAGTAATTTATCCCAGCTTTTGCTGAATGGGGCAGGGTCAACCACATGGGCAAATCCTGCatcctccttttcctcccccctctGTTCCCCTCCATGCCCGCTCTTTCTCTACagtatggggggaaggggagggtgagACAGAAGGGACAGGATCCATATATGCTCAGGTGAGCGCAGGAGAATCAGGCTATATCCACTACCCCTTCCCATTCCAGAAACATCTGAAGCCTGCCTTATAAACTCTTCAAGAAAAACCCACCTCTGTGGGGAAAACCTCGCCTTAGAATTCTGAAGCCCGCAGAATACTGAGAGGGAGACTTCCGAGAGTACGTAGTGGAGTTAGGATTAAAAGTGCCATGGAAAGTGAGGCGCTCCCTAAAATGTAGCTGTCCATAGTATTAGTCAGCCTGTTTCACTTCTCAGAAAATATCTCTGCAGCCAGCGGTCTAAAATTAAAGTTTACTTCTTTGAATAGGTTGTTAAATAAATTGAGATCATTTCTTAATGCAGAAAATGGTATTTTAAATGACTGATGTATTGCATTGACAGGCAAGAAGTTATCAGAGCTGTAGGCTCTTTTTAATGAAGTCTTGAATATTCCAAGCTATTGTTAAAATGTCTTTAGCAGTAACTTTGATGAACAGTTGTTAGGAACTACTAGTAAATCATGTAAACTAGCTTTAATGCAATAGAACTGATTCTAAGCCAGTTGCAGAATGCCATCTATGTTCGGGTTTGCTTCATTTGTCTTTCTCTAATAATCGTGTTTGAGAGATGTAGCTAAAATCCATCGTGAGACGTTAAGCTAGCATTGTAAACAACACTGCATGGCAGAAGCTGGAAATAACCATTATCCGGCACAGTTGCAAAGTAGAACAACACGCTGTTGTATTCAGTTCCATAGCTTAAGTTTTTTTTATTGTGCTTTGCTTGTGAATTAACGAACTGTTTAAACATTTATATGTATCTGACTGTAGGACGAACATTTTAACACATTTGAATTTTGTCTTTTCCAGGTTAAAGAACTCGTTCTTGACAACTGTAGGTCAAATGAAGGCAAAATTGAAGGACTCACAGATGAGTTTGAAGAGCTGGAATTCTTAAGTACAATCAACGTAGGCCTAAGCTCAGTTGCAAACTTACCAAAGTTAAACAAACTTAAGAAGGTAAATAAAGAAGTGCCACATGTTGTTGTATTTCTCTATCTTTTTTTCTTGCAATATATTAAGTGCGAAACAGACGTTCACATAAGAACTTCCTCTAACCAGCTCAGTTGCGtttgttttaaaatctctttaatttttatttctttgtctgACTTCTAGCTCGAACTAAGCGATAACAGAATCTCAGGAGGACTGGAAGTATTGGCAGAAAAGTGTCCAAACCTCACACATCTAAACCTAAGCGGCAACAAAATAAAAGATCTCAGTACAATAGAACCTCTGGTGAGTTAATGTGTCAGCAAAAAGTGCTTTAAGTGTAGTTAAAACCCCTAGATCTGTATGTGACCACAGGTCCCTTACAAGCTGACACCCCAAATAGAATGCGAGGTTGTCCACATCTAACTGAGGCAGGCTGTAATATATTGGCTGTGTGTCTGTGATAACGCCTCCCTCTAGTGGCCAGTGCTCACCAGATAGTCAGTACACATCCATAGAGTGAGGTGGGGCggaggcagaaggggtggagaaTGGGTGTGGCTTAGGGGAATTTGTAGTGGGATATGGAGTCCTTAGTCCTGAAGGTGATAGTGCAAGTCTAGTGCAGACAGTTGCAATCGAAAGTTGCTCTGTGGTGGCTGTTCATTGGGCTACTCCATGAGTGGTGTTGGTGGGCTCAGTCCAGTTTCTGGTGGGAATTTGGTGACCTCACagtcctcttccctccccatttGTGTTTGATACTAATTAGCACACCTGTTGTGTAAAGAAAACCCAAGAACTGGAAGGGCCAAGGTTACCATTGCTACGTTCTCTGCCCCAAAAATGATACCGTCAAGAAATGGCTGAGATTGGATGGGGGGGATGTACACACAGGTGGCTCACTATACTCCGCTTGTCCTGAGACGAGAGAAGGGGCTGCAGTCTCCAGGACTGCCCATCTGGAATTAATCAAGAGCCCTGAGACTTACCGTAAGGGTGTCCTCACATTAGCCGGGCACCTATCAATGTCCCACTTCTGCTCTGGAAGCGTGAAAGGCAGCTGCCAGTCATTTCTGTATACTTTAAAAGTGGGAACAAGCTGACTCTTCAGCGTAGCTCGTCAGGACAGAAGAACTAAgacacattttattttacagtatTTGGTGCCATGGACCTTGTccctcagccccactcctccaCCGGACAAAGTTCTGCTAACAGGTCCCTGGTTTGGAAACCTGTGGGCCATTCCCGACTCTTCCATTTTCTACCCCTGTTCATGGCTGGCTTCTACTAACAGAAGCACCTACTCCCCCTGAGCTGTCCCGTTGGCACAGCTGGTGCATAGCCCTGGCAGCATGAGCTCATAACTACCCCCTCTTTTCCTGTTGGACCCCTTTAAATCTCTTCTTTTCATGACATCTCAACCATTGGGTTAAAAGTGGATCAGATTACAGTTTCAGAACACAGCCCCGTGCCCTTCACTTCTTGCCCGATAGTACTGTTGTGCTTAGGAATTAAAGCCTGCTCATAGCCCTTATCACCTTTTTACCTTCACTCTTTTTACCCCGTTAATATTTTTCCATGAAAATCTCATGCTCCTGAGGCTTCTCCTATGTCGCTGGGATCCATCGCTAGCTATACCCGACGGGCAGGGTGGCCATGAGCCTCTGCCACCTGCTTGCAATCTCAGGGCTCTAAACTAATAAACCTTCACAATTTCATAGGAGACCATTGCTCTACAGCCTTCAGACTAAGCTCTTAAAGGGAAACCTTTCAGTGCATCCAAGGCAAACCCTTAAGCCACCACACTTCTCTTTTATTGCGTTTAGTTTATAAGTGCCATTGCTTCCTTTTCCCACCTAAAAATTCTGTGCAGCTGAACATAAGCTGGAACCCCTCCCCCCTGGTTTTCATCTGGCTGTTGGTGGTTATGTAGGCACTGGCCCCTGTGTGACGTTGGGTCAGACACTACCCcgttctatgcctcagtttcccatttgtaacATGGCAGTATTGATACAgagctttgtaaagtgctttgagatctgtgaacAAAGAGTACTGATTTAAAACACTCCATTTTATCCTTAGAAGTTACGTGCCGCGATATGTACCTTTTGGGTGTTAACTGGCTGCCCTTCCGTTTTTAAAGTCCTCCCAAGACAGGTCTCTGATGGAGCCTCCATTTTTACTTACAGAAAAAATTAGAAAACTTGAAGAGTTTAGATCTTTTCAATTGCGAGGTAACCAACTTGAACGACTACAGAGAAAATGTGTTCAAGCTCCTCCCACAACTCACGTATCTCGACGGTTATGACCGGGATGACAAAGAAGCCCCCGATTCCGATGCAGAGGGTTATGTGGAGGGCCTAGATGATGAAGAGGAGGATGAAGATGGTATGTTACTAGCTCCATTTAGCATATTTAGATTATAGCCAACTGATGTGCATGCTCCTTTCTTCTCCAAAAGCAACCCATTCACCTGACCTGCTGGTGAGAGAAGGGTTCTCCCAGCACCCAGTTCCCTGGCTTACGTATGTACCTGTGGCTCCTCCATAGACTGAGGAAAAGCTAGACTTGGGTAGCCCAGGCAGGGCCTAAAAGAGACGCGCACTCTTAGCTTCAGTCAGAGAGTGCTGCGAGGCCTGGCCAGGAGAGGGAACAAGACAAGCACAAGGGCAGTGAAT
The nucleotide sequence above comes from Mauremys reevesii isolate NIE-2019 linkage group 10, ASM1616193v1, whole genome shotgun sequence. Encoded proteins:
- the ANP32A gene encoding acidic leucine-rich nuclear phosphoprotein 32 family member A isoform X2, with the translated sequence MPSSWAGPCGKVKELVLDNCRSNEGKIEGLTDEFEELEFLSTINVGLSSVANLPKLNKLKKLELSDNRISGGLEVLAEKCPNLTHLNLSGNKIKDLSTIEPLKKLENLKSLDLFNCEVTNLNDYRENVFKLLPQLTYLDGYDRDDKEAPDSDAEGYVEGLDDEEEDEDEEEYDEDAQVVEDEEEDEEEEEGEEEDVSGEEEEDEEGYNDGEVDDDEEEEEIEEEKGQKRKREPEDEGDEDD
- the ANP32A gene encoding acidic leucine-rich nuclear phosphoprotein 32 family member A isoform X3, which encodes MTASIQVKELVLDNCRSNEGKIEGLTDEFEELEFLSTINVGLSSVANLPKLNKLKKLELSDNRISGGLEVLAEKCPNLTHLNLSGNKIKDLSTIEPLKKLENLKSLDLFNCEVTNLNDYRENVFKLLPQLTYLDGYDRDDKEAPDSDAEGYVEGLDDEEEDEDEEEYDEDAQVVEDEEEDEEEEEGEEEDVSGEEEEDEEGYNDGEVDDDEEEEEIEEEKGQKRKREPEDEGDEDD
- the ANP32A gene encoding acidic leucine-rich nuclear phosphoprotein 32 family member A isoform X1, with product MDMKKRIHLELRNRTPSDVKELVLDNCRSNEGKIEGLTDEFEELEFLSTINVGLSSVANLPKLNKLKKLELSDNRISGGLEVLAEKCPNLTHLNLSGNKIKDLSTIEPLKKLENLKSLDLFNCEVTNLNDYRENVFKLLPQLTYLDGYDRDDKEAPDSDAEGYVEGLDDEEEDEDEEEYDEDAQVVEDEEEDEEEEEGEEEDVSGEEEEDEEGYNDGEVDDDEEEEEIEEEKGQKRKREPEDEGDEDD